The segment GACAGTCCACAATCAAAGATCCGATGAAGAAAGTCCTTCCATCAAGCTTTGCGCATCACCATACACGTTAGTAGAAATCGATGTTGCCACAGATGGATTCAACGAAAGAAGAATCATTGGTAAAGGCAGGTTAGGAACTGTTTACGCAGCAGTGTTAGCAGGAGGTGAATTAGTCGCAGTCAAACGAATCCACCCTCGTTTTGTCCTAAGAAATTGTGGTTCAGGGTTAGGGTTTTCTTCCATTTTAAAATGGCTATCTTTAGCTAATCACCCTAATGTGTTATccatattagggttttctgaagGTCCTGGAGAAAGAATCGTCGTAATGGAGTTTATGGGCATGATGAGTTTGGACTTCTACCTCCATCAAAACCTTGATGGTGCATCGTTATTGGACTGGGGTAGACGGTTAAGAGTTGCAGCCGGTGTGGCTCGTGGGTTAGAGTATTTGCATGAACTAATGGCACCATCTATAGTGCATGGTTGTGTCAAGCCTTCAAATATCTTAATAGATGTGAAGTTTAGCGCCAAGATTTGTGATTATGGTCTATCTTTTTTAGCACCCAATGAGAAAGAAGGGATTGTGGGGTATGTGGATCAAGAATATTGGCTTGAACCAAGGGGTGGTTCTAAAGAAAGTGATGTGTACGGTTTAGGGGTGGTTTTGTTAGAGTTGTTGAGTGGTAGGAGAAGTGAAGGGGGGTTGATTGTAAACTGGGGTTTGCCATTGATTAAAGAAATGAAAATGGGTGAGCTTTTAGACCCAAGATTAATGGTTCCTAGTGACATTAAGCCTCTTGTTAGATTGGCTAAAGTGGCCAGTGCTTGTGTGGGCAACTCTAGGAAGAACAGGCCTTTGATTGTTCAAGTGGTGGCTATTTTGAATGATTTACAAGAAGAAGCCGTGCTATTGAGTAATGGGTCATTCTAGAATTAATTTTTGAATTGTTATATCATTTCTCTAATTTCTATTGAATTTCATTTGTATAGATATGTCCGATTAATATTATAAATGGTCGTTATAATACTCTATTTTGCATTAATAGTTAAAATATATCTACTAAAAGGAAGATGTGGGTTGGTTGTTTACCCGATTTCATGTTTGGTTACCTAATTTTAGATTTAGATTTTGTAGAGGATAGTTGTTATTATCATATTGCGGGATCAAGCCAAGTATATAAATACGAAGCGACCAATTTAGAGTAGAATTAAGTAATTAACCATGCCATGATTAAGAGTTTTCATGGATATCTCATATGTACGTGACATTATGAACCGACCTCATGAATTATTAAAAGTGTATATGATATAATGTTGCTAGATACTATTCGATATTTATAATTGTTTCGTGTAAGCTACTACGAGTTTTTTTAGGATAGAACACTTTATAGAGACAATTACAAAAACGACATATTAGAAATATTAGTTTATAGA is part of the Lactuca sativa cultivar Salinas chromosome 7, Lsat_Salinas_v11, whole genome shotgun sequence genome and harbors:
- the LOC111884664 gene encoding serine/threonine-protein kinase-like protein ACR4; this translates as MRHGESIEYYLVLALLSLAIFIFILLVIFIIWKSKKNANSNETVHNQRSDEESPSIKLCASPYTLVEIDVATDGFNERRIIGKGRLGTVYAAVLAGGELVAVKRIHPRFVLRNCGSGLGFSSILKWLSLANHPNVLSILGFSEGPGERIVVMEFMGMMSLDFYLHQNLDGASLLDWGRRLRVAAGVARGLEYLHELMAPSIVHGCVKPSNILIDVKFSAKICDYGLSFLAPNEKEGIVGYVDQEYWLEPRGGSKESDVYGLGVVLLELLSGRRSEGGLIVNWGLPLIKEMKMGELLDPRLMVPSDIKPLVRLAKVASACVGNSRKNRPLIVQVVAILNDLQEEAVLLSNGSF